From the bacterium genome, the window GATAGTAAAATAACAGAATACAAGATATAAAATTAAGGTAAATTAATTGGCCCGCCTGCTTAAGCAGGCGGGCCGTGTTTCGAATCATAATCATATTCGTTCCTAGAACATGATCAGTGTCCCCACTTTCGCTATCTCACTACCAACCACTCGCCGTTCAGAAGTAGCCGAGGCCACTTTCAGATTACGATGATACTCCTTCATTCTGCTGATCAAGACAACGATATAAGGAAGACCACTAAGGTAAGGGATCTTGGAGAGACCATCAAAGTCAGCTTCGCCATTAATGCCATTGAGGCAAGTAGGACGGCAGACAAATGAAAATTCCACACCCACATTGTCAGACTTGAAGCCAGAGCAATTGTCCAGAGTTTTTTGATAACCACGGACACCGTGTCCAGTAGGAGGTCCAAAAACAAACTTCCTCGTATAATGATCAGATTCCAAATAACCACATTCCGTGCATTGTGTTCCAAAAGCCATGATATCTTGTTTCTACTTGTTGAATTGATGCCTGACAGGCAAACAGTGTCTCGTCTCAATGAGCCAGAGGTCTAATTCAATATATTACCACGTTTTTCCTAAAACTCAAGACCAATTATTTATATCTTGTTTTTTCAAAAACAAGTGAGATAATTAATGCATGAAAGAAAAAAATATTATAATTATCATAATTATTTTTTTATTAGTAATTGCCACACCATTTATATTCAATAAAACAATTATGAAAAATGAAACTACCTCATCACCTAATAAGGCTACAACAGAAACACAAGTAAATCTACCAATGGGAATAAGCATATCAAGCTCGGCATTTAGCAATGGAGAAAAGATACCTTTTAAGTATAGCTGTGATGGAGCCAATACCCCACCACCATTATCGATAAAAAACGTCCCTTCCAAAACTAAGTCCCTTACGATAATTGTCGAGGATCCTGACGCACCAAGTGGAACATGGAGTCATTTTTTAATTTGGAATATTGCACCAAATACAACTGAATTAAATGAAGGATTTGGCAAAGAAGGAACTATGGGAGTGAATAGCTCGGGAAAAATTGCATACCTAGGACCATGCCCACCAAAAGGCCCTACTCATAGATATTTTTTTAAAGTATACGCCCTAGATTCACGTCTTGAAATCGAGAAAGGCTCAACAAAAAATATTCTTCTTGAAGCAATGAGAGGGCACATTTTAGATCAATCGGAGATATTTGGAACCTACTCGAGGTAAATTGCATAATTTATTCCACCATCACTTTTACGTTTACTCTTTCATTCTTGATTTTTATAAATAATGAAGTAAATGCTCCAACAAAAACTATCGCAGCTGCAATTAGGAACACATAATTATAAGCGTTTATCTGGGCCTTCAAAACAACAAGTGACATATACTGTTGAATGGTAGTTGGATTAGTACTATTCAATATACTCATTTGATTTATAGATAGGATGTTTGTACTGATCCTATTGCTCAAAATCGTACCAAATAACGCGATACCAACAGCTCCAGAAATATTTCTAACAAGTGCGAGTATTGATGACGCAATGCCAATTTCATTAAGGTCGACAACTGATGCGACGATATTCGTACGTTGAGCCATACCAAAGCCAAGACCAAAGGCCATCACAGATAATGGAACCATTATATCCATCGCTGTTGATTTTGCATCAAGAAAAGAAAGCATAAAAATTCCAATTGACGCTACAATCGTACTCGCGAAAATAATATATCTTGGCTGTACCTTACCAGTTAATGAACCCCCAAGAGGTGAAGCAATCATCATCGCTGCAGCAAGGGGCATAAATAAATATCCAGATTGACTTGCTGTGTATCCCAAAAATGTTTGTGCAAATACCGGTATTAAAAATAATCCTCCCATCATACCCATAAACACAACAAAGTTGTTAATAAGTGCATAAACAAAGGCGGGTATCTTAAAGAATTTCAAATCAACAATAGGCTCTTTTGTTTTCTGTTCGATTTTTATAAATAATCCAAAAAGTGTGACTATTATAAAATATGAAATCATACTTCCTGATGAAAGCCATCCCCAATCGTTCCCCTTCTCCAGCACCAAAACCAGAGATGAAAGCATACCCCCAAGAGTCAGTGCTCCCCACCAATCGAAATGTTTTGATTTAACTGGAGCAACAGACTCGTTAATAAAATGAAAAGCCATCCAGATTCCTATAATTCCAATCGGTAGGTTAATAAGAAACACGGAACGCCATCCAAAATTATCAATAAGTGGACCACCAATAAGCGGGCCAAAAACTGTAGCGGCAGCAAAAGATGATGACCATATACCAAGCGCTTGTGCTCTTTGCTTTCCTTCCTTGAAGGTTATAGCAATAATAGCCATAGCTGTTGGATAATCAGCGGACCCTGCAATTGCTTGAATGATTCTAAAAACAATCATCGATTGAAGATTCCAAGCAAGACCAGCCAGTACTGATCCAACAATAAAAATCGAAAATCCTAATATATATATTTTCTTCCTTCCAAGTGAGTCACCAAGCTTTCCCCAGATTGGAACAAACACTGCATTTGCAATAATATAAGCTGTGGCAATCCAACCTGCAGACGAGATGGTAAGCCCAAAATCATTAATGATTTTAGGCAAAGCCAAGTTAACAATTGTCTGATCAAGACGCCCCAAAAAAGTACCCACTATAACAGTAAGAAGAATCCACCACTGAAGTTTTGTTCTACCTTCCTCCTTATTATTTTGCATAAACCCTTAATTTTACAGACATACCATTCCTGAATTCTGGATGAAGTAAAATATCATATCTAACTTTTATATTAAATTGTTTTATTTCACGTTTATCAGAAATACTAAATAGAGAACCTGATTGATTTGATGTTGGGCTAACCTCATCAACAATACCCATAAATTGTGTACTACCATATGCATCAACGGTAAACACAGCAGTATCGCCAACTTTAATTCTAGATAGACCTTTATCTTCATCAATTTTCCCAACCACTCTCAATTGATTAGGATCAATCATTGATACAACTGTAGCTCCTGCCATAAACACTTGCCCTGGAGTATTTTGCACATTAATAATTACACCTGCAGTTTTTGCAGAGAGTACTTCTGAACCAACTCGTGCTAATGATTGATTAACAGTAACCCTGTCACCCGCCTTAACATAAACCTCTGAAAGAATACCCTCAGCTTCTGGTCCAACATTTATAACTGGAGCAGAAATTTGAGACATATCAATAGAAACATAAGCTGAGGTTGATTTCAAATAAAGAAGACCTCCGAGTATACCAAATATTACTATTATACCAGTCACACTTTGAACCAACGGCCTTTTAAAGAAACTCTTTTTTGTATTGTTAGGATTTTCCATATTTTGTATTTTGATTTTGGGGTCAGGCACCATGGTGCCTGACCCCAAATGATTATTGTTTTACGATTGTTAGAAGTGTCTTATTTACAATAGCTGATTCACCAATTTTTAAATGTGAATCAACAAATGATACAACCCCGTCCATTGGAGCGACAATTGTATAATTCTTATACGCAGCCAAAGCAATTTCATATGACCCCTGCACAGAATTTATTGTAGCTTGTGCAATATTGGCCTCTGAAGATCCATTCTTACCAAGATTTGCTTCTAGCTGACTTAATACTTGATTACGAGTTGTTACAGCTAGATCATATGCGTTTCTATTTGCAACGTAGCTAACAGAACGTTTGTTTGGAATGCTTATTACCCACTTAGTTGAAGCAGAATAATATCCTGATGGAAATTGAATAAATAAACCACATGAACCAAGAGGCTGTGGAGCAAAATATGTTACACTTCCATTACCATCTTCAAGCCCTGTTACATTAAATGAATAGCCTGATACAACACCCGATGAATAAGGTGCTACAACATATTCACCTTCCTTTTCACAGGTGTACGTCCCACTTATCTGTGGAATTAAACTATTATCTACTGTTGCATTTTCATTATAATTATCTTTACCTACTGCAATAAGATTACTAGATAACATTGTTCTATAAGCATTTGCAACCAGCACATCTTGTTGTTTTTTTGCACTAGCATATTGAACATTCAGTGATGCATACTGTGCTTTCGCAAGCTCAAGTGACCCCCTTGCTTGATTCACCGCACCTTTTGCATCATCTGCCTCAAGAGTTGCCAGTACGTCACCTGCTTTTACAATATCTCCAGAACGAACAGTAACTGTAGCGACACGCCCTGCTTTAACAAAAGCAAGGTTCACTGAGTTACTAGATGTTCCTTCAACTGATATAGCAAGATTTTGATCTAAAGGAAGTACGACGGAAGGAGCATTACCAACATAATTATAAAGTGACGCTCCGATAATTATTGCAACAACCATTGATGCTGAAATTACAATTTTAGGTTTCTGAAATATGCTGATTATTTTATTTTTCATTTTTTTTGAGAACTCATGTCGCGTCTCCATCCTTTTGGCGCAACACTGATTAATTAATTAATTTTATTAAGAATAACTGTAAGCTGTTTTTTTTCTTCTTCTGTAAGGGGTACCAACATTTCCCTAATAATTCCAACCTTTATATCCTTAAACATAGAAAACAATTTTATTGTCTTTGGAGTTGCTGAAATAAGAATCCCTCGTCTATCCTTAGGGTCGCTTTTTCGATTAACTAACTTTTTTTCATAAAGTGTTTCAATCAAAGATGTAGCAGATGGTGCTGTAACATCCAAATGAGAAGCTATGCTCTTCATTGTGGGGTTTTTATTCTCTATTACAAACCTAAGAATCTCAAGCTGGGAAATCGTAAAATGAAGATTATCAGCCTCTTTTCTTAAACCAATAACAAATTTCTTGTGAAATTTCATGAAAGCATCCTGAAGCTCATTTTCCATTACAACCTTTGTTACAGCCTTTTTTTTGTTATTTTGGGTTAATTTCATGTATTATACTTAGCCAAATTAAATGTTAGACAAACTAAGTATATATTAATCACAAAAAAAAGCCACCGAGTCTCAGGCTTTATGGTGACCAACCCCATATCTTAATGGTAAATCAAACTAGAAAAACTCCCCCTGAAAACCTTCCGATTTCTCCATAGAAAAATCCTTTCTAATTAGTACATATTCAAAATCATAAAGTGGGGCCAACATACTTGCGTCAACAAAGAACAAACATGTAGCCAGTGCATCAGCAATCATGGCAGTTTTTGCAGTCACCCAAATTGCAATAATTTCATCTGAAGATTCTAATGTTTTTGGATTCATTATATGATTATATTTTCCCCAAGACCTTCTGTTACCTGATGATCCGCAGATACTTCCATTTTGTAATGTACAAACACCAATAACCTGATCTAAGTTTTTTGGATTCTCTAAGCCCACCCTAATTGTATTTTTACCTTTATGCAAAATGTCTCCACCAGCATCAATACAATACTCGTCAACACCTTCGCTATTTAGTAACTCCCCTATTATGTCTACAATATAACCCTTACCTGCCGCTCCAAAATCAAGCATCACAGATTTCTTAACCGTAAGTTTTGGATGAGAATACTCAAATACGTCATTCCATTCTGGAGGCACACTCAATTCATCCTTAGGCTGTAAAGAATAATTAGAGTCATACCCCGCATCAGATAAAAGATTACCCATAAATGGAGAAAAGAAACCGTTTGTCAGATTATAAAGCTCGTGATATATAGACATCATCTTCTCAGCATCTTCTGGTAACCCATATTCCCCTACCTGTTTGGAAATTTTTGTTACAATAGAATCCTCTCTAAATCTTGAATAATTACTCTCAAAAACTTCTATTCTATTTTTTATAATCAAAAGGAGCTCCTCTTCCTTTTGAGAATCGAGCTCCTTATATATATCTATCTGCCATGTTGTACCTATCGCTTTAAAATTAAATTGAGTCATAAATTTCCGTCAATTCAGTATAACGCTAATTATGCAGCTGCTTGTGTCTTTATACTAGACAAAGCTTTATTGAAGCCTTCAGGTGTTAGAGATGAACCGGAGACTTTTGATAACTTAAGGTCTGCAATATTTTTTCCAATCACATACTGTTTATATCCAGAAATAAATTTCTCTTGATACCTTACAGATGTTCTATCTCCTGAGACTGATGTTACATTTGAGTCAGTAATTATATTATTTGCGATTGTAAGACTAACCCTTATTGTCACATCTCCATCTGGTGTTCCATAAGTACCATCGGCAGTGTATGTTCCATTCTTGTAATTATTTGTAGACACACCCTTCTTTGTAGTACCAACCTGCGTTGTTACTACTGCTGGGATGGTGTTGGATGGAGCCTGCGTATTATCATCATCAGACTCAGAATCATCTGAAGTCTGATTATTTGCAACTACATTATTTGATACCTCCGATGTACTTTGCTGTGTTGATGTGTCAACAGCTACATTTGAAGAGGTTTTTTCCTGCGAATATGTGACTATTACAACAGCAAGTACAGCAACGACACCCAGTAATATTCCGTTTTTTTTATACAATTGATTATTTGAATTCATTATTTTGTTTTATATTTAAACTTTTATTTTAATAAGGCCTGAGATTGCACTTGATCTTTCTTTTGCTGTATACAAAAGACATCTGCTCCATTCATAAACACAACAAGGGTTCCTATAGCTATTCCCAAATCTCTGACACCAGTATCTCCATATCCAACAACCCACATAATATCTAGCATATGAAGGCCTAACAAAAGAGCTGATAATCTTGTAAATAAACCAAACATGAGCGCAAGGCCAAACACTAATTCAAAACTAGCATTTAGAAATACAAAGTTTGATGCACTTATATTGGTCATTGAAACCAAGGATTCAGGAATATAAGCCACCCACATACTATTATGCAGGAATTGTTGCAAACTGAACCACAATATGACTGCCGCCATACCAATTCTTAATACCACAGGAGCATAAAGCTCCAGAAAATACGTTGTTTTATTTATCATAATTATTATTATACACCAGCACTATCACACCACCTATACTATTAGTACGATAGTTATTAGAAAAACTTTCACTATAACATTTGGGGTCAGGCACCATGGTGCCTGACCCCAAATTACAAACTCTATCTGTCCCACTCAAAACCTCTCCCAAAATGTCCCCAGGTACATGTATCCTTAAATTTTACGTCCTTGAAATTTAGATGATTATTTATTCCAGCTGGAGTTAAATCATAATCTGTAATCTCAACCTCTTTTCCATCAATAACAGCAATAGCCATAACCGGCTCATTTTTCCCAATGGCATATGCAAGCTTCGTAAAAACCTCATTTGCATTATGTTTCTTAAGCAAATCAATTGCAATTTTACGTGCCATGTAAGCGCCTGATCTATCAACTTTTGTATAGTCTTTTCCAGAGAATGAGCCACCACCAATTGTTATTTCTGGTCCATAATTATCAACAATCAATTTCCTACCAGACAGTCCCGTATCTGCATCAAACCCACCTTGATCCCATTCTCCTGCTGGATTAATTAAATATTCGTCAGCTTGGATAATATCTTTTACGATTTTCAGAAGCTCATCATTTTTTGAGTTTTGAAAACTTACGACAACTGTAGTGACTTTACCATCCTCAATTGTAACTTGAGTCTTTCCATCGTAAGGATAAACTTCAAAAACTTTCTTACACAAATTTCTAGCCAACTCATATTCTAAAGGTAATAATGATACGGTCTCATTTGTTGCATATCCCTTCATAATCCCCTGATCTCCAGCTCCTCCAGTATCAACACCTTGTGCAATTTGAGGACTTTGTAAAACTAAATTTGATATTATTTTATATGAATCACCTACGATACCCTTTACAATCAACTCAATATCAGGATTTGCTTTTGATGTAACTTCTCCATTTATTGTAATCAAACCATGACCACCCATCACCTCTACTGCAACTCTACTTTTTATATCTTCTTGCATATATGCATCTAGAATACTATCTGCGATAAAATCGCAAATCTTATCTGGATGCTTTGGACTAACAAATTCTGCTGTTCTTTTCATATTTGTACGAATCGCCACAACACCCATATTATTTAAATGAGTGTAGTAGCCTATTAAATTAAAAATTCCTCATAAAGAGGAAAGATAGATGACTAGTCTTATCTTTCCATAATAATGCTTTCGCACTATCTGGCTGGATTTAGCACCTACTCATTTCTGAGGGTTGCCGATGGGTCGTTGAGCCAGTTGCTCTCGCCATACTCGTGATACAACTAATTTAGTTGTGGCTACATTGTAGCACTACTCAGTTTGCAATACAATCACGCTCTATTAATTATTTGATTAATGAGCATGATTAGGTTAAAATTATCGTATGGAAAGTCTAAAATCATTCAGTCAATTATCAGGAGGAACAGAATCAGAGCCAACTCCTGAATTACAGCAACCTGTTGAGAGAAAAGAAAAACATATAGAGATGCTAGAAAAAATGGGTTTATCACCTGAAGATTCTGAAAAGATCCCTCCCAAGGATTTCTTTGATTTAGCGATGAATAAATGTGGATACATGGCTCCAAATTTTAGAGATAGTTCAAGAAGAATCATACTTATGAGTACATATCAAAAAGCATTCATAGAATACTATGGACTTAAGGGACCAAAGAAAAATGTTGAATTCTCCAAAATTTTCGACAAAATGTATAGAGATGGAGAAATAGATTTCATACCTCATACAAAGGGCAAAGATTCGTTTTTAGCTTCACCTATAGTTGAGGAATAGAATGAGGATACTTACCAAGCTGAAATCCAGTCTTAATTCACGTATAATTTTCTCAATCGTATTATTCTTAGTATGCATGTCCCTAGATTTCTCGGTAACTAATTTTTATATTCAAGGAAATATAAATTTGGAGGGGAATTTACTAAATATTTATTCATTTTTTATTTTATTTTTATTTATAAAAACCAATGTTATACTAATTAGTATAACATAGATATTCTCGGCTACTAAAAATTATCGTTAATTTATAAGAATCCAGAAGCTACAACAGAAGATACAAAGATTATTTCTTAGTAAGATATTTTCGAACCTGTCATTAGGAGATGATAACATAACGCCAGAATACACATTGGCATTTAAATTTCTTACAGAATGACTACCTGTAATAAATGATAGTTTAGAACCACAAAACTATGGCTCTAACAAAGGAAAAGAGAGCACTTTCGTGCCCTCTCATCCTGTCTTGCTCCGCGGGTAGGATTCGCCCCTCGCCCTTCGGGCTCGAAATTCGTGCCCTTATCTCGCGGAATCAGGCAAAAGAAAAAACGCCAGCTGTGCTGACGCCTTTTCTTCTGCTGCTCCGAACTTGGGGCGATGTTCGAATTATTGTTGTAAATTCTGAATTAATGGATTTTCAATTGTAAATATATCGCTCGCTGCATTCATACCAAGACCTGAATTTTCTATTTGAACTTGATAAAGACCTGGTAAAATATCTGACGGTATATTCCAAGTATATGTACCTATTGATACACCCGGGTTCGGATTAAAATATGTATAATCATGTCTAGATGAATCATAAATTCCCCAACCTAACATAGCTGAAATGGTTATTACACGCATTGGACCACTCCAGTTAATTTGGACTGACTTTCCTGCTTTCCAGACTGTTGATTTGTTTGGGGAGATTATTTTTACAGCAGAACCTCCATTTGTATTTGAAGTATTAGCAGATGTGGATACATCATCAAGCACGCTATTAGTTTTATTAGTAAAAATAATAGTTGGAATAATCTCATCGATTCCTACGCCACCAACATTGTTCACAGCACGGCTATAACTAGAAATTTCAAGAATATTCCCTTTTGAATCCACAGGAATAAACACCATCTCTCCCCCACCACCAGATATTTCATTATGATAAATAACCTCAATCGCTTTTTTACCTCCCACAGTTATATTTCTTTTTATCACATTAGAATACTCGGGATTCTTGACCTCATTATCTACCGTTTCCTCATAAGTAAAATTTCTTCCAAGCACCTGGTTGTAACGAATACCCTCTCTAAAATCTAAACTATTAGCAAAACTAATTTCTATACCCGTACTCTGTTCACTGACCGTAGGTTGCCCCATTGTTGGTGGGTATTTAAAAGTAAAATCTATTTTATCATTAGTGTATGTTGACCAATTTTCATTTACATCATTACCCAAGGTTGGAACAACCGGAAACACATCAACTGTAGTTTTTAAAGTTTTTTTATTAATATTGTCTGAATTTTTAATAATCGAAGATGTGGTTGATGAGGAATTATTTGTTAATTCTTTTACAGGCGAAGGATTCTCTGGCGTAGATTCTTGTTTTATTTTATTGTTTGAAGTGTTTTGCATATAAAAATATGTTGCCACCCCAACCCCTAATAAAACTACAACCATCATCATTAGAGGAACTATAAATCCTCTTTGTGTATTTTTCATATTACAATTGTATCAGAATCAAATATTATATACATCTTTTTATTTTCACTCTAATCGCGGGTAGGATTCGCCCCTCCTCCGTCGAAATTCGTACCCTTCTCTCGCGGATCAGTTAGAAATAAAAATGCACCAGACAAGCTGGTGTTTTTTATTCTAATGCTCCGCGGACTTGATTCTGTTCGACTAGCACTCATTGAGGATGGTTTGGATGATTTAGCGAAGATTGAGAAAGTTAAAAAGAAACAGAAGTCCAATATATAATTTAATACTTATTCAGGTTGGGTTGTCTCTTTCATTTTTTTGAATCTAGCTAAAGCTTCTGGTGTAACTTTTTCAACAGAACTCATACCGTCTGTTACGCTTAAATATTCTCTAAATCCACCATTTACTCCAACTAATCCCATTTCAGATGGTTTTGCAACTTCTTTTGTAATTCTTCCCATAGGATCAGCATCCCAATCTGGTTCCTTATTAGAAGCTATTCTTCCAGCTCTTACATCACGGACGAACCATCTTTTTCCATCAGCAATTACTTCCTCTCCAACATTGAAATGTTGTCCGTTAAAAAGAAAAGCACCCTCTTTTAATTTGTCTTTATTTTCATCAGTCATGTATTTTACTTTACGACCTTCCATGCCGTCCTCCATTTCAGTGGCACGGCCATTAAAAGCTCCGACTTGCTTTGGTGGATTCTCATCTTTACTAGATCTGTCGCTCTCCAGAGTGGAAATTTGATCCTCGAGTGTCTTAATCCTTGCTCTTTCACTTGAGATACTGGGAGGTTCTTGGGAAGAGCCCTCTTTCATTCCTAAACTACCTCGAATTGACGACAGCTTGTCTGCCGTAAACTCGATACCATTTTTAATTGTTTCAATAGCAGAAACACGTTTCAATACTTCTCCACCAATTTCTTGTTCAGACAACATCTCTTCCTTAGGTTCGGGATTTTTTTCAACATTATTTTCTAAGCCTGATTCTATAGACTCACTCCCAACAAAGGTTATGTCCTGACCATCTTCAATCTCTGCGCCATTAGCGTCATGTTTCTTTTCCTGTGGAACTGGATGATTTTTTTCAAAGGAGATCATTGTTTGTATATTATAATTATTAGTAAAGTATACAACATACAAGGAAAAAAAGAAGCCCATACCTAGGTATAAAAATAACCCCATATTAATGGGGCTATTTTCGTCGGCTCGCTTGGCAGTTCGCATTCCGAACCTTTGACTGGTCAAAAGCTGTGGGGGACATAGAAACAACAAACAAAGAAATTAATCACCTGTTGTCTTTAATATAAAGATAATATCGTAAGTATCGTCTGTGGATTTTGAAAGGCTGGGAGGGGATACTCCTTTTACACTAGTCCCCGTCAGTTATAGAAAAAAAGTAGTGTTACCTATTAACTTAAGTAATTATAAGTTATGCGTAGAATTCTTGATTGTTTCATTAACGATATCAGAAACAGTCTTTGTAGATACTGCCTTTCCACAAATTGCTCTCAATTTTTGTTGACCAACTTCTCCATAAATCCATACGAAAAATACCGTGTCAGGATTATCTATAAAAGATATGTCTGCCTGTACTCCCCCATAATCATTATCTGAGGCATCCAAAATTACAAACTTGCTTTGATAATATTTCTTACTAAAATTATTCAAACCACAATTCATATCCTTGCTTATATTCTCTAAAGCTTCTACTTCCAATCCATTATTTGTTCCATCCAAATATCCATTTAGAGCAGTACGAATTTGTTTTATGTATGGACTATTAAAAATTTCTTCTTCAGTTGGGTTTTTTCCAATTACAGGAGGGTTTTCTACCTCGAGGTTTTTTATAGCACCTTCTATTTTAGCTGGATCTACAGTCCCCTTTTGTGTTTCAGAAACAACAGGAGCTTTAGTAGGTTGAACTTGAGACCAATACAAAACACCAGCTAAGATAACCAGAGCAGAGACGATAACTATTATGTGTTTATATTGATTTATTTTTTTCATATGGTTATTCTATCACACGCAACTAAAATATGTCTTAAGAAAAACAATATCAGATGGACTTTTGGATACATTATGGAATAATTAAGTAGTAATTTAGTTATGATTTTCCAATGAAATAATATGAAAAAACACCCATCTATAAGACAAGTCAAATATGCCTACGGATTAATGAATGAAAATAAAACCAAACAGCAAATAGCCCTTGATTCTGGTTTCTCGCCAAGTACTGCCCGAGTTCCCAACTCAATCGAAAATAAGATAGGTTTTAAGCTTGCTATCGCTCAGATAGCTGGAGAGATGGAGAACGTCGCTATGAAGCTCATGTACGAGCTTGAGGTGCGTGATATGAGTAAGATGGACAACAAGACCTTACTTTACTCTCTTGATGTAATTTCAAAGACTCACGAGCGTTTTATGGCCAAAATCTAATAAACATAAGGAATTTCCATACTTCAACATTCAAACTCCACTTCCCTTTATATTTATTTAAAATGTGGTAGTATTTTAGTACAACTTAATAAAAGAAGTAGCCTAAACCTATGTTGAAATATATAGGCATGGTGAAAAAAGTCCTGACAGACATAAAAAACCCATCATATGGGGTGTCTGTCAGGCCGTACTGGGAAACTGGTATTGGAGAGCGCAAGCTCTCCACTCATGTGGTGGGCTTTTTGCGTTCTTGATTATATTTATTTTAAATAAAAATACATGAAAAAATATCTTTCAATTATAGTCCTACTTATAATAATAACTCCTTCGATTGCCCTAGCCTCGTGGTGGAATCCCTTCACTTGGGCATGGCTTGGTAAAACTATAAATACTCAAACTATACAGGAATTGTCAACTACAACATCATCGGTTGCAACA encodes:
- a CDS encoding YbhB/YbcL family Raf kinase inhibitor-like protein, which gives rise to MKNETTSSPNKATTETQVNLPMGISISSSAFSNGEKIPFKYSCDGANTPPPLSIKNVPSKTKSLTIIVEDPDAPSGTWSHFLIWNIAPNTTELNEGFGKEGTMGVNSSGKIAYLGPCPPKGPTHRYFFKVYALDSRLEIEKGSTKNILLEAMRGHILDQSEIFGTYSR
- a CDS encoding DHA2 family efflux MFS transporter permease subunit translates to MQNNKEEGRTKLQWWILLTVIVGTFLGRLDQTIVNLALPKIINDFGLTISSAGWIATAYIIANAVFVPIWGKLGDSLGRKKIYILGFSIFIVGSVLAGLAWNLQSMIVFRIIQAIAGSADYPTAMAIIAITFKEGKQRAQALGIWSSSFAAATVFGPLIGGPLIDNFGWRSVFLINLPIGIIGIWMAFHFINESVAPVKSKHFDWWGALTLGGMLSSLVLVLEKGNDWGWLSSGSMISYFIIVTLFGLFIKIEQKTKEPIVDLKFFKIPAFVYALINNFVVFMGMMGGLFLIPVFAQTFLGYTASQSGYLFMPLAAAMMIASPLGGSLTGKVQPRYIIFASTIVASIGIFMLSFLDAKSTAMDIMVPLSVMAFGLGFGMAQRTNIVASVVDLNEIGIASSILALVRNISGAVGIALFGTILSNRISTNILSINQMSILNSTNPTTIQQYMSLVVLKAQINAYNYVFLIAAAIVFVGAFTSLFIKIKNERVNVKVMVE
- a CDS encoding efflux RND transporter periplasmic adaptor subunit, which codes for MENPNNTKKSFFKRPLVQSVTGIIVIFGILGGLLYLKSTSAYVSIDMSQISAPVINVGPEAEGILSEVYVKAGDRVTVNQSLARVGSEVLSAKTAGVIINVQNTPGQVFMAGATVVSMIDPNQLRVVGKIDEDKGLSRIKVGDTAVFTVDAYGSTQFMGIVDEVSPTSNQSGSLFSISDKREIKQFNIKVRYDILLHPEFRNGMSVKLRVYAK
- a CDS encoding biotin/lipoyl-binding protein, encoding MKNKIISIFQKPKIVISASMVVAIIIGASLYNYVGNAPSVVLPLDQNLAISVEGTSSNSVNLAFVKAGRVATVTVRSGDIVKAGDVLATLEADDAKGAVNQARGSLELAKAQYASLNVQYASAKKQQDVLVANAYRTMLSSNLIAVGKDNYNENATVDNSLIPQISGTYTCEKEGEYVVAPYSSGVVSGYSFNVTGLEDGNGSVTYFAPQPLGSCGLFIQFPSGYYSASTKWVISIPNKRSVSYVANRNAYDLAVTTRNQVLSQLEANLGKNGSSEANIAQATINSVQGSYEIALAAYKNYTIVAPMDGVVSFVDSHLKIGESAIVNKTLLTIVKQ
- a CDS encoding MarR family transcriptional regulator; the protein is MKLTQNNKKKAVTKVVMENELQDAFMKFHKKFVIGLRKEADNLHFTISQLEILRFVIENKNPTMKSIASHLDVTAPSATSLIETLYEKKLVNRKSDPKDRRGILISATPKTIKLFSMFKDIKVGIIREMLVPLTEEEKKQLTVILNKIN
- a CDS encoding FAD:protein FMN transferase, which produces MTQFNFKAIGTTWQIDIYKELDSQKEEELLLIIKNRIEVFESNYSRFREDSIVTKISKQVGEYGLPEDAEKMMSIYHELYNLTNGFFSPFMGNLLSDAGYDSNYSLQPKDELSVPPEWNDVFEYSHPKLTVKKSVMLDFGAAGKGYIVDIIGELLNSEGVDEYCIDAGGDILHKGKNTIRVGLENPKNLDQVIGVCTLQNGSICGSSGNRRSWGKYNHIMNPKTLESSDEIIAIWVTAKTAMIADALATCLFFVDASMLAPLYDFEYVLIRKDFSMEKSEGFQGEFF
- a CDS encoding DoxX family protein, coding for MINKTTYFLELYAPVVLRIGMAAVILWFSLQQFLHNSMWVAYIPESLVSMTNISASNFVFLNASFELVFGLALMFGLFTRLSALLLGLHMLDIMWVVGYGDTGVRDLGIAIGTLVVFMNGADVFCIQQKKDQVQSQALLK
- a CDS encoding methionine adenosyltransferase domain-containing protein translates to MKRTAEFVSPKHPDKICDFIADSILDAYMQEDIKSRVAVEVMGGHGLITINGEVTSKANPDIELIVKGIVGDSYKIISNLVLQSPQIAQGVDTGGAGDQGIMKGYATNETVSLLPLEYELARNLCKKVFEVYPYDGKTQVTIEDGKVTTVVVSFQNSKNDELLKIVKDIIQADEYLINPAGEWDQGGFDADTGLSGRKLIVDNYGPEITIGGGSFSGKDYTKVDRSGAYMARKIAIDLLKKHNANEVFTKLAYAIGKNEPVMAIAVIDGKEVEITDYDLTPAGINNHLNFKDVKFKDTCTWGHFGRGFEWDR